The DNA segment TTCGCGCCGATGGCCCGGTCGCTCGGCATGGGCCTGACCGCGTGGAGCCCGATCGGGGGCGGCCTGCTGAGCGGCAAATACCACTCCACCGGTGCCGCCGGCGCCGGCCGGCTCTCCGGGGCGGACGGCAGCGGACCCCGGATCAGCGATCACGAGCTCGGGGTCATCGCCGCTCTGGAGAAGGTCGCGGCCGGCCTCGGGAAGCCGATGGCCCAAGTGGCGATCAACTGGGTGGTCAACCGCCCGGGCGTCGCGTCGGCAGTGGTCGGCGCGAGCAGTGCCGAGCAGCTCAGGGGCAACATGGCAGCGCTCGACTTCGACCTACCCGCCGACGCCGTCAGCGTGCTCGACGAAGCGAGTGCCGTGCCGTTGGCCGCGCCCTATTCGATGTTCACCCCCGAATACCAGTCCTGGATCGTCAGCCCCGGCCTGGTCGTCGGCGACAAGCCCGCGAGTTACGCCCCACCCCTGCTCAACGCCGCCTGACGGGCACGTGCCGGGCCCTGGCCCCCGTCGCACGGGGGTGGGCCAGGGACTGTCACTGGGGCGATGCGGGTGGTCGCGGAGCCATTGTCTAGTTCAGATGCCGGACGGCATCGGGAAAGCGGGAGGAGCAAGACGATGGTGGACTACAAGCTCGAGATCGTGGTTCTGCCTGTCTCGGACGTGGACCGGGCCAAGGAGTTCTACGGCAGGCTGGGCTTCCGGGAGGACGTCGACTACGCGGGGCCGGAAGGGTTCCGGGTCGTGCACTTCACCCCGCCCGGTTCGAGTGCCTCGATCATCATCGGATCGGGGATCACCGACGCGACGCCGGGCACGTCGAAGGGTGTGCACCTGGTCGTCGACGACATCGAGGCCGCGCACAAGGACCTGACGGCCAAGGGTGTGGACGTCAGCGAGATCTTCCACGACGCGGGTGGCGTCTTCCACCACTCCGGCACGACGGCGCGGGTGGCGGGTCCGCACCCGGACCGGACCTCGTACGGCTCGTTCCTCTCCTTCACCGACCCGGACGGCAACCAGTTCTTCCTCCAGGAAGTGACCACCCGGCGCCCGGGCCGGATCAGCCACGTCGTCTACAACTCGGTCGCCGACGTCGAGCAGGCCCTGCGGGACGCGGCGATCGCCCACGGCAAGCACGAGGAGGAGGAGCTGGGCGGCGTCCGCGACGAGAACTGGCCCGCGTGGTACGCCGCGTACATGGCCAAGGCAGCCGGCCTCGGCGCCTGACCTCCCTGCCGCCACCCGCCGCATCACTGGGTGCACACGCTGCCCCTTGCACGATGCCTGGGCTGCTCACCGGTCCTTGCGCGTTGCCTGGCTGCTCACCGGCCTTGCGCGTTGCCTGGGTTGCTCGCCGGTCCTTGTGCGTTGCCTGGGCTGCATACCGGCCTTGTGCGTCGGCTGGTTCGGGTGTCGGCTCTCGACGGAACGATTTCTTGCCGGACGGTCGCGATCACGTGGGGATCGCGGCCGTAGGCGTGTCGGGCGCCCGGCTCCGGGCCTGGGATCTTGGATGACGGCTGCGGTTCGGGCCGCGGGAAGACACTGGCCGCGGGAAGACACTGGCCGCGGGAAGACACTGGCCAGGGGGTGCCAGTGTGGGTCCCTGGGGCGGTGCGGAGCGGGAGCGGCCACGATGAGGGCATGCGAACTTTCGATGTGGTGGTTGTCGGCGCCGGGCCCGGTGGCGAGGTCGCGGCCGGTTATCTCGCTCAGGCCGGTCTCCGGGTGGCGATCGTCGAGGCGGACAAGGTGGGCGGGGAGTGTTCGTTCTACGCGTGCATTCCGTCGAAGGCGCTGCTCCGGCCCGGTGAGTTGCTGGCACAGGCACGGCGCGTACCGGGGGCGGCCGAGGCGGTCAGCGGCAAGCTGGACGTCGCGGCGGTGCTGCGGCGGCGGGATGAGCTGATCGGGCACCTCGACGACGCCGGGCAGGTGCCGTGGCTGGAGGAACGTGGCATCGAACTGATCCGTGGCTGGGGCCGCCTGATCGGCGAACGCCGCATCGCGGTCACGAAATCAGCCGGTGAAGGCGGGCCGGCCGGGGAGAGCCGGTCAGTCGGGGACGGCCAGGATGAGGAGATCATCGAGGCCACGCGGGCGATCATCCTCGCGGGTGGAACGCGGGCCACGATTCCGGCCATCGAAGGGCTCGCCGGGGCTCGGCCCTGGACGAACCGGGAAGCGGTCACCGCTCAGGAGATCCCCGAGTCGCTGGTCGTCATCGGGGCCGGGGTCGTCGGGACCGAGATGAGTCAGGCCTTCACGTCGCTGGGCTCGCGGGTCACGCTCGTCGGGAACGTGCTGCCGAAGGAGGAGGACTTCGCGGGCCGGCAGGTCGCCGATTCGCTGAAGGAGCAGGGCGCTGATGTGCGGGAGGGGGTGCGGGCGGTCGCGGTCACCCGTACCGAAAAAGGGGTTGTCGAAGTGACGCTCAGCGACGGCGCCGTAGTGAGCGCAAGCGAGGTGCTGGTCGCGGCCGGACGCACGCCGCAGACCTCTGGCCTGGGCTTGGAGAGCGTCGGAGTGGCGTCGCCGGCGGTGGACGAGCGGATGCGGGTGCCGGGAACGGCGTGGCTCTACGTGATCGGCGATCTGAACGGGCGGGCGCTGTTCACGCACATGGCGAAGTACCAGGCGCGGATCGCGGCGTCGGAGATCCTGGGCGATGGCATGGCGGAGCAGCATCTGGCGGACGGCGCCGGATCGCCTCGGGTGATCTTCACGGAGCCGCAGGTGGCGTCGGTGGGGCACAGCACGGCGAGCGCGGCGGCGGCTTCCCTGGCGGTACGGGTGATCGACATCCCGACCGACGGCAACGCGGGCGGGGCGTTCGCGGGCGGGAGCGGCGGCACGGTCCGGTTCCTCGTCGACGAGAACCGTGGCGTGCTGGCCGGCGTCACGATCACCGGGACGGACATCGCGGACTTCCTGCACGCGGCCACCATCGCGATCGTCGGCGAGGTGCCGGTCCGCAGGCTGCGGCACGCGGTGCCGTCGTTCCCGACCCGCAGCGAGGTCTGGTTGAAGTTCTTCGATGCCCTGGGTATCTGAATGCTGACCAGAAAAGGACAGCTCACCCGCTCCCGCATCGTGGCCGGCGCGGCCTCGGAGATCCGGGAGCGGGGTGTCGACGAGGTGCGTCTTGAGGACGTCATGGCGCGTACCGGCACCAGCAAGAGCCAGCTGTTCCACTATTTCCCGGAGGGCAAGGAGGAGTTGCTGCTCGCTGTCGCGCGGTTCGAGGCGGACAACGTGATCGACGATCAGCAGCCGATGCTCGGCGAGCTCGACACCTGGGAGTCGTGGGAGAGCTGGCGGCTGCGGCTGATCGAGCGCTACCGGTCGCAGGGGACGAACTGCCCGCTCAACCTGCTGCTCGGGTCGGGCCGGCGCACCCCGGCCGCGCAGGCAGTGGTGAACGGCCTGATGGATCGCTGGCAGGCGGCCATCGCCGACGGCGTCCGCCGGATGCAGGCGAAGGGGGAGATCGCGGCGGCGGTGGACCCGGACCGGGCCGCCAAGGCGCTGCTCGCGGCGATCCAGGGCGGCGTGCTGTTGCTGATCGGAACCGGTCAGACCGATCACTTGGAAGCAGCGCTGGAAATATCGATCGGCGCGCTGCGGCGCGCGGGCTAAGGTGGTGAGCGTGGAAGGCGACATCGACATCTCCGGGTAACGACCCGGCCTGGCTCCGTCGTGTCCCGCTGTCTTCTTCCATTGAGGTCTATCAATGTCCGACGCATTCGTCGTGGGCTCTGCCCTGTCCTTCTCCTGGCCTGACGACACCCCGGTCTTCCAGGATCTGTCCTTCTCCGTGCCCGGCGGGCGCACCGGCCTCGTGGCCGCGAACGGCGCCGGCAAGTCCACGCTGCTCAAACTCATCGCCGGCGAGCTGCGCCCGTCAGCCGGCAGCGTCTCGGTCCGCGGCGTGCTCGGCTACCTCCCGCAGCACCTGCCGTTCGCGAGCGATCAGACCGTCGCCCAGGTCCTCGGGGTCGACGGCATCCTGGCCGCGCTGCACGCCATCGAGGGCGGCGACGCGAGCGAGGAGCACTTCACCACGATCGGCAACGACTGGGACGCCGAGGAGCGCAGCCGCGCCGAACTCGACCGGCTCGGCCTCGGCGACGTGGCACTGGACCGGCGGCTCGGCACGCTCAGCGGCGGCCAGGTCGTCTCCCTCGGTCTCGCCGCGCAGCTGCTGAGGCGGCCGGACGTGCTGCTTCTCGACGAGCCGACGAACAACCTCGACCGGGAGGCGCGCGAGCGGCTCACCGCCGTACTCCGCTCCTGGGGTGGTTGTCTGATCCTGGTCAGCCACGACCGGGCGCTGCTCGACGAAGTGGATCGGATCGCCGCCCTCAACCATGGGGAGATCCGATGGTTCGGGGGCACCTACAGCGAGTACGAGGAGGCGGTGCGCGGTGAGCGTGACGTCGCCGAACGGCAGGTCCGCAACGCCGAGCAGGATCTGAAGCGGCAGAAGCGCGAGCTGCAGCAGGCCCGGGAGCGCTCGGATCGCCGGGCGTCGAACGCCTCCCGCAACCTCGCCGACGCCGGCCTCGCCCGGATCGTGGCGGGCGGTCTCAAGCGCAGCGCCCAGGTGTCGGCCGCGAAGGCGAACGACGTGCACGCCTCCCGGGTCGCCGAGGCGCAGGCCAAGCTCGACGCGGCGGGCTGGGCGGCCCGCCAGGACGACAAGATCGCGATCGCGTTGCCCGACACTCGTGTCCCGGCCGGGAAGACGGTCTTCGACGGCCATCAGATGCGCGGTGGTTATGACGGCCGTCTGCTCTTCGTCGCGGATCTGAACATCCGGGGACCGGAAAGGATCGCGCTGACCGGCCCCAACGGCGCCGGCAAGTCGACGCTGCTTCGGATGATCAAGGGTGACGTGCCGACCGCGTACCTCTCGCAGCGCCTCGATCTGCTCGACGAGGAGCGCACGGTCGCCGAGAACATGGCGGCCTCCGCGCCGAACCTGCCCGACGCCGAGCGGATGAACCTGCTGGCCCGCTTCCTGTTCCGGGGCGCCAGGGCACACCTTCCGGTGCGGGTGCTCTCCGGCGGCGAGAGGTTGCGGGCGACGCTCGCCTGCATTCTGTACGCGGAACCCGCGCCGCAATTACTCCTCCTCGACGAGCCGACGAACAACCTGGATCTGGTGAGCGTCGGGCAGCTGGAGTCGGCGCTGAACTCCTACCAGGGCGCGTTCGTGGTGGTCAGCCACGACGACCGGTTCCTCGCGGAGATCGGGGTGGACCGGTGGATCCGGCTCGACGAGGGCCGGTTGACGTCCGGCTGAGGGGGCGCCGCCCGTGTAGTCTCCGTGCACGTGCACGGGGATATGGAGCTGCGCGGCAGGCGGCGGGAACGCGAGACGCTCGACCGGCTGCTGCGGGACGTCCGGGGCGGGCAGAGCCGGGTTCTGGTCCTCCGCGGTGAGGCCGGCGCCGGCAAGACCGCGCTGCTGGACTACCTGGCCGGGCACGCACCTGACGGCCGGGTGGTCCGCGCCGCCGGTGTCGAACCCGAGACCGAACTCGCCTACTCGGCGCTCCAGCAGCTGGTCGCCCCGCTGCTGGAGCACCTCGGCAGACTGCCCGAGCCGCAGCGGGAGGCGCTCTCCACGGCGTTCGGGCTCAGCGCGGGCCCGCCGCCGGACGCGCTGATCGTCGGGCTCGCCGTCCTCGGCCTGCTCGCCGAGGCAGCCTCCGAGCGGCCGCTGGTCGTGGTCGTCGACGACGCCCAGTGGCTGGACCGGATGTCCGAGGTGATCCTCACGTTCGTCGCCCGCCGCTTGGACGCCGAGTCGGTCGCGCTCGTCTTCGCGGCCCGGTCCTCGGCGGATCCGGAGGTGCCGCTGCTCGGCGGTCTTCCGGAACTGCCGGTGGACGGACTGCCGGAGGCGGACGCGCTCGCGCTGCTGGACGCGGTGCTGCCGGGACTGGTCGACGCCCGGGTGAAGGATCGGATCGTGGCCGAGACGCGGGGTAATCCGCTGGCCCTGCTGGAGTTGCCGCGGGATCTCTCCCCGGCCGAGCTGGCGTTCGGCTTCTCGTCGTCGCCGTCCGCCGGTCGCGGGTCCTCGTCGCCGTTGTCCGGCAGTCTGCCCCCTTTAGGTGACATTCCGGGCGGGTTGTCGGCTCAGGTCGGCGGGAAGTCGGTTCATGCGGAGCGGGCTCTGGTGGGCCGGATCGAGGACGGGTTCCGGCGCCGGATGGCGGGACTGCCCGCTGACACCCGGACGCTGCTGCTCACCGCCGCGGTCGAGCCGGTCGGGAACGTTCCGTTGCTCTGGCGTGCCCTCGTACGACTCGGTGTCGGACCGGAAGCCGCAGCCCCCGCCGAGGCCGCCGGTCTCGTGGAGCTCGGGGCACGGGTGCGGTTCCGGCATCCGCTGGTCCGCTCGGCGGCGTGGCGTGCCGCCGAACCGGCCGAACTGCGCGCCGTGCACCAGGCGCTCGCCGAGGTGACCGATCCGGAACAGGACCCGGACCGCCGGGCCTGGCACCGCGCGCACGCCACCGCCGGGCCGGACGAGGACGTCGCCGCCGAACTCGAACGCTCCGCCGGCCGCGCTCTGGCCCGTGGCGGACGGGCGGCGGCCGCCTCCTTCCTGGAACGGGCCGCCGAACTGACGCTCGACGCCGGGCTGCGCGCCGCCCGGACCCTCGCCGCCGCACACGCCCGGTTCGCCGCCGGCGCCGTCGGCCAGGTCCCGGACCTGCTCGCCGCCGCCGAACTCGGACCGCTCGACGCCGTGCAGCGGGCCTCGGCCGAGCGGTTGCGTGCCCGGGTGGCGTTCACCCAGAACACCGGGCGGTCCGCCATCCCGCCGTTGCTGGAGGCCGCCGGCCGGTTGGCCGAGCTCGATCCGGCGGCGGCGCGGGAGACCTACCTGACCGCTCTCGGCGCGGCCGTGAACGCCGGTCGTCTGGGAGAGCCCGCGTCGTCCGGTTCCGGTCACGCGGGTTCGGCTCGGGGCAGCGCTGATCTGCGGGCCGTCGTCGATGCGGCAGCGGGGATGGCCGGCGGTGACGAGCCTGCCGGGCGGCTGCTCGCGGGGCTGATCGCCTGGCAGCGGGAGGGGATCGCCGCCGCAGCGCCGGTGCTCGCCGCCGCGGTGGCCGCCCTGCCCGAGGACCGGGATCTCGAACTGCTCTGGCTCACCGGGATGGTGGCGCACGAGATCTGGGACGACGCGGCCTTCCTCGACCGCACCGAGCGGGCCGTCGCCGCAGCCCGGGCCGGCCGTCTGCTGTCGGTGCTGCCGACGGCGCTGACGTTCCGGGCCACCGCGCTCGTCTACACGGGCCGGTTCGCGGACGCGACGTCGCTGCTGGACGAGGCGGCCACGCTGGCGCAGAACACCGCCGGGCCGTCACCGCACCCGGCCACCGCGGTCATCCTCGCGGCACACCGCGGCCGATCGCCGGAGCTGATCGACAGCCTGGAGGCGGAAGCCCGGGCCGGTGGGGCGGGGTGGCTGCTGGGTGTTGCCGGGTACAGCCGGGCGGTGCTGCACAACGGCCTCGGCAACTACGCGGCGGCGCTTGCCGCGGCACGGGAGGCGACCGGATTCGACGACCTCGCCGTGGTGCAGTGGGGGCTCGTCGAGCTGGTGGAGGCGGCTGCCCGGACCGGGGACGGCGTTGTCGCCGCGGAGGCCCGGGAGCGGTTGTCCGAGCGTACGAAATCCATCGGAACGGCATGGGCTCGCGGCACCCAGGCCTTGGCCGACGCGCTCGCGGCACCCTCGTCGTCGGCCGGTATCGAAGACCACTATCGGACAGCTGTGGAGGAACTCGGGGCTACGCGGCTCAGCCTTCAGCTGGCTCGGGCACGGCTGCTGTTCGGTGAGTGGCTGCGCCGCGAGAACCGCCGTAGCGATGCTCGCGAGCAGCTGCGGGCGGCCCACGAAGCCTTCGTCGCGATGGGTGCCGAAGGGTTCGCGGACCGGGCCGGGCGGGAGCTGCTGGCGACGGGCGAGACCGTACGGAAGCGGTCATCGGGCGTGCGTGAGGAACTGACCTCGCAGGAGGAGCAGATCGCGCGGCTGGCCGCGGCCGGCCGGACGAACCCGGAGATCGGGGCGACGCTGTTCCTCAGTCCGCGGACTGTCGAGTGGCATCTGCGGAAGGTGTTCGCGAAGCTCGGCGTCACGTCGCGCCGTGAATTGTCGCAGGCCGTTTGACGCTTTTCGATCAGGCCGGGACGGGCTCGGGGACGACGACCACCTCGCAGGGGGCGTGGCGGGAGACGCGGCGGCCGACCGAACCGAACAGCAGGTCCGCGAGACGGCTTCGGTGGTGGTGGCTGCCGACCACCAGCATCTCGGCGCCTTCGGCAGCGGCCAGCAGGCGGGCTGCCGGGCGGCCGACGAGGGTGAGCGGCTCGGCGTCGACGTCCGGGGCGGCCTCGCGGGCCGTGGAGACGCCGGCAGCCGCGACGATCTCGGCGAGTTCTTGCGCGAGCGCGAAGTCGTTCCCGGCGAAGTCGGCCAGGGCCGAGGTGCCGCCGTCCCAGTCGAGGACGTGCACGACGCGAAGCCGCAGGTGGCGGCGGGTGGCTTCGCGGGCGGCCCAGCGGACGGCCTCGTTGCCCGAGGTGCTGCCGTCGGTGCCGACGATGATGGCCGGGATCCGCATGACTCCCCCTCCGCTTGTTCGCACTTCCATCGTCGTTGCCGCCGGGACGTCAGGGCAGAGGAGAAGGTCCCGGGCGAGCAGGACCCGCCGCGATCGCGCGCAGCCGGTCCAGCACCGCGCGCACGGAAGCCCGATGCAGCGTCTCCGGCCTGGTCAGCACGTCGATGTGGCGTCCGGCGGGCAGGTCGGCGAGCGGTCGCAGGGCCAGCCGCGGGTCCGGCACGCTCGTGTACCCGGGCAGCAGCGCCAGCCCGCCGCCGGCCGCCACCACGGCGGCCGCCACCGTGAAGTCGTTGATCCGGTGCGCCACGTCGAGCGGCCGGCCGGCGAGAGCGCCGATCGCAGCGAGCACGCCCTGCAAGGGGAACCCGTCGTGGACGCTGATCCACCGTTCGTCGCTCACATCGGAAACGGTCACGGTGGCCTTGGCCGCGAGCGGGTGGCCGATCGGCATCGCCACGTAGAGCGGCTCGTGGACCAGCGGCACCACCGTCACCCGGTCCGCCGGCCAGGGAGGGCTGTGTGCCAGGCGATGGGCTATCACCAGGTCGTAGTCGGCCACCAGCGCCGGGAAGTCGGCGTGCGCCACATCCTCGTCCGCGCAGATGACGGGCGGGCTCTCGGTGATCAGATTCGGAAAGTAAGCCAGCGCGGCGCTGTGGAAGGCGGCGACGCTCACCGGGCTTTCAGGATCTTCGAGGTACGTCGTGAGCACCCGGTCGGCGCGGTCCAGCGCCGTCCAGATCTCCACTGCCGCGGCGGCGAGGGCCCTCCCCGCGCCGGTGAGAACGAGACGGCGGCCGCGTCGTTCGGTCAGGGGCACGCGCGCCGAGCGTTGCAGAACCTTCAGCTGCTGGGAGACCGCCGACGGGGTGATGTGCAGCGCTTCGGCCACGGCGGCGACGCTGCCACGGTCGCCCAGCTCGCGTAGAAGACGCAGGTGGTGCAGATCCATTAGGTATGACTACACCATTGGTTGAGAAGGTCGGCTCTGGTCTTCATCGTCGGCCGGACGCAAGCTGCGGAACGTGCTCAAAGACCTTCCTCTCCTGGCCGTCGCCGTCGTCTGGGGCAGCAGCTATCTCGTCGCCAAGGACCTGACGACGGCCGGTGGGGTGCTGGCCCTGCTGGCACTGCGCTACCTGATCTCAGCCGCCGCGATGCTGCCCGTCCTGGCATTCCGCCGAGCAGCCGTGCGTCGCCGACTGACCGGATCTTGGAGCGTCCGTCGCCGACTGACCGGATCTTGGAGCGTGCGTCGCCGACTGACCGGATCTTGGAGCGTGCGTCGCCGACTGACCGGATCTTGGAGCGTGCGTCGCCCACTGACCGGATCTTGGAGCGTCCGTCGGCCCTTGAGCGGATCTTGGAGTGGTCGTCGCCCGTTCAGCGGATCTTGGAATCGGCGGGAGATCGCTGTCGGGGTGCT comes from the Actinoplanes sp. OR16 genome and includes:
- a CDS encoding LuxR family transcriptional regulator, which codes for MELRGRRRERETLDRLLRDVRGGQSRVLVLRGEAGAGKTALLDYLAGHAPDGRVVRAAGVEPETELAYSALQQLVAPLLEHLGRLPEPQREALSTAFGLSAGPPPDALIVGLAVLGLLAEAASERPLVVVVDDAQWLDRMSEVILTFVARRLDAESVALVFAARSSADPEVPLLGGLPELPVDGLPEADALALLDAVLPGLVDARVKDRIVAETRGNPLALLELPRDLSPAELAFGFSSSPSAGRGSSSPLSGSLPPLGDIPGGLSAQVGGKSVHAERALVGRIEDGFRRRMAGLPADTRTLLLTAAVEPVGNVPLLWRALVRLGVGPEAAAPAEAAGLVELGARVRFRHPLVRSAAWRAAEPAELRAVHQALAEVTDPEQDPDRRAWHRAHATAGPDEDVAAELERSAGRALARGGRAAAASFLERAAELTLDAGLRAARTLAAAHARFAAGAVGQVPDLLAAAELGPLDAVQRASAERLRARVAFTQNTGRSAIPPLLEAAGRLAELDPAAARETYLTALGAAVNAGRLGEPASSGSGHAGSARGSADLRAVVDAAAGMAGGDEPAGRLLAGLIAWQREGIAAAAPVLAAAVAALPEDRDLELLWLTGMVAHEIWDDAAFLDRTERAVAAARAGRLLSVLPTALTFRATALVYTGRFADATSLLDEAATLAQNTAGPSPHPATAVILAAHRGRSPELIDSLEAEARAGGAGWLLGVAGYSRAVLHNGLGNYAAALAAAREATGFDDLAVVQWGLVELVEAAARTGDGVVAAEARERLSERTKSIGTAWARGTQALADALAAPSSSAGIEDHYRTAVEELGATRLSLQLARARLLFGEWLRRENRRSDAREQLRAAHEAFVAMGAEGFADRAGRELLATGETVRKRSSGVREELTSQEEQIARLAAAGRTNPEIGATLFLSPRTVEWHLRKVFAKLGVTSRRELSQAV
- a CDS encoding NAD(P)/FAD-dependent oxidoreductase, with translation MRTFDVVVVGAGPGGEVAAGYLAQAGLRVAIVEADKVGGECSFYACIPSKALLRPGELLAQARRVPGAAEAVSGKLDVAAVLRRRDELIGHLDDAGQVPWLEERGIELIRGWGRLIGERRIAVTKSAGEGGPAGESRSVGDGQDEEIIEATRAIILAGGTRATIPAIEGLAGARPWTNREAVTAQEIPESLVVIGAGVVGTEMSQAFTSLGSRVTLVGNVLPKEEDFAGRQVADSLKEQGADVREGVRAVAVTRTEKGVVEVTLSDGAVVSASEVLVAAGRTPQTSGLGLESVGVASPAVDERMRVPGTAWLYVIGDLNGRALFTHMAKYQARIAASEILGDGMAEQHLADGAGSPRVIFTEPQVASVGHSTASAAAASLAVRVIDIPTDGNAGGAFAGGSGGTVRFLVDENRGVLAGVTITGTDIADFLHAATIAIVGEVPVRRLRHAVPSFPTRSEVWLKFFDALGI
- a CDS encoding ABC-F family ATP-binding cassette domain-containing protein, whose amino-acid sequence is MSDAFVVGSALSFSWPDDTPVFQDLSFSVPGGRTGLVAANGAGKSTLLKLIAGELRPSAGSVSVRGVLGYLPQHLPFASDQTVAQVLGVDGILAALHAIEGGDASEEHFTTIGNDWDAEERSRAELDRLGLGDVALDRRLGTLSGGQVVSLGLAAQLLRRPDVLLLDEPTNNLDREARERLTAVLRSWGGCLILVSHDRALLDEVDRIAALNHGEIRWFGGTYSEYEEAVRGERDVAERQVRNAEQDLKRQKRELQQARERSDRRASNASRNLADAGLARIVAGGLKRSAQVSAAKANDVHASRVAEAQAKLDAAGWAARQDDKIAIALPDTRVPAGKTVFDGHQMRGGYDGRLLFVADLNIRGPERIALTGPNGAGKSTLLRMIKGDVPTAYLSQRLDLLDEERTVAENMAASAPNLPDAERMNLLARFLFRGARAHLPVRVLSGGERLRATLACILYAEPAPQLLLLDEPTNNLDLVSVGQLESALNSYQGAFVVVSHDDRFLAEIGVDRWIRLDEGRLTSG
- a CDS encoding universal stress protein, giving the protein MRIPAIIVGTDGSTSGNEAVRWAAREATRRHLRLRVVHVLDWDGGTSALADFAGNDFALAQELAEIVAAAGVSTAREAAPDVDAEPLTLVGRPAARLLAAAEGAEMLVVGSHHHRSRLADLLFGSVGRRVSRHAPCEVVVVPEPVPA
- a CDS encoding VOC family protein; this translates as MVDYKLEIVVLPVSDVDRAKEFYGRLGFREDVDYAGPEGFRVVHFTPPGSSASIIIGSGITDATPGTSKGVHLVVDDIEAAHKDLTAKGVDVSEIFHDAGGVFHHSGTTARVAGPHPDRTSYGSFLSFTDPDGNQFFLQEVTTRRPGRISHVVYNSVADVEQALRDAAIAHGKHEEEELGGVRDENWPAWYAAYMAKAAGLGA
- a CDS encoding LysR family transcriptional regulator, yielding MDLHHLRLLRELGDRGSVAAVAEALHITPSAVSQQLKVLQRSARVPLTERRGRRLVLTGAGRALAAAAVEIWTALDRADRVLTTYLEDPESPVSVAAFHSAALAYFPNLITESPPVICADEDVAHADFPALVADYDLVIAHRLAHSPPWPADRVTVVPLVHEPLYVAMPIGHPLAAKATVTVSDVSDERWISVHDGFPLQGVLAAIGALAGRPLDVAHRINDFTVAAAVVAAGGGLALLPGYTSVPDPRLALRPLADLPAGRHIDVLTRPETLHRASVRAVLDRLRAIAAGPARPGPSPLP
- a CDS encoding TetR/AcrR family transcriptional regulator; the protein is MLTRKGQLTRSRIVAGAASEIRERGVDEVRLEDVMARTGTSKSQLFHYFPEGKEELLLAVARFEADNVIDDQQPMLGELDTWESWESWRLRLIERYRSQGTNCPLNLLLGSGRRTPAAQAVVNGLMDRWQAAIADGVRRMQAKGEIAAAVDPDRAAKALLAAIQGGVLLLIGTGQTDHLEAALEISIGALRRAG